DNA from Panthera leo isolate Ple1 chromosome D2, P.leo_Ple1_pat1.1, whole genome shotgun sequence:
CAGGAGAATCTACATTTCAATAGGGTAGTCGGGAGGCCCATTTGAGACTCGGTTTTGTAGAGACTCCACGCGCCGGCCTGGAGCAGGGAGTTGTTACCAAGGGGCGGTTGGGAGGCCTGGGCCAGACCCCCAGCCGAGACCCAGCAGCTCCAGCCTCGCTCCGCCTCGCTTGCAGGGCTCTCGCTTCCACAGCTCCCGCCGGGAGCGCTACGGGACAGTGTTCAAGACGCACCTGCTAGGCAGGCCGGTGATCCGCGTGAGCGGCGCCGAGAACGTGCGCACAATCCTGCTGGGCGAGCACCGCCTGGTGCGCAGCCAGTGGCCGCAGAGCGCGCACATCCTACTGGGCTCGCACACCCTGATCGGCTCAGTCGGTGAGCCTCATCGGCAGCGGCGCAAGGTGAGCCAAAACCTGCGATTCCTGGGCACCTATTGTGGGTCAGGCCGGGGCTAGGTTTTAGGGGCACACTTGGAAGCTGGCAGAGCCCCCTGGCTAACCAGTGGTGGCTTTGGTCCAGTCCCTTACCTTTTGCCGCTTTGGGTTATAAGGCTAGGACTGGGACTTAAGGGGCATTTCATCTCCAATCTTCTATGTGTGGATGATACCAGAATGGGTGGGGAAAAGGGACCAGAAAGCCCCCTTGGAGAGGGACCAGGGACGACTTCCCGGAGGAAGCGGCAGCTGGAACCTGGATGGATGGGAGGGACTGTAAACATCAGAGATTTAGTCTGGGAATGGCAATAGCAAAAGCCAACACATTTAGGTCTGGGCCGcttaggagaagagaaggggaccGACATTGGCATTCTGGTGCCTCTGGAATCGCGGAGCAGAGGAAGCCGGACCATGGCCAGTGCTGACGCCGCGGGCTTCCCACAGGTCCTGGCTCGAGCGTTTAGCCGTGCGGCGCTGCAGCGGTTCGTGCCCCGCCTGCAGGGGGTGTTACGGCGCGAGGTGCGCTCCTGGTGCGCGGCCCGCCGGCCGGTTGCTGTCTACCAGGCCTCCAAGGCTCTTACCTTTCGCATGGCTGCGCGCATCTTACTGGGGCTACGGCTGGACGACGCGCAGTGCGCGGAGCTGGCCCGGACCTTTGAGCAGTTTGTAGAGAACCTCTTCTCGCTGCCCCTGGACGTACCCTTCAGCGGCCTGCGCAAGGTACTGCCGCTCTGGCCTCAGACCTTCCTCGTGGGGCTTCCCAGCGTGGGTGTGTCTTCCAGGCGAAGACCAGTCTCTCTGCGCACCCCACGCGTCGCCTCTCCCGGGGAACCGAGGCTTCGcccagggtggggaggtggcATGGTGTGGCGGTGGGCGTCGGGGCTGGCCTCTGTCCTCACTGGCTGTGCGATCCCAGCCTCTCCGGGCCGCGCCTGCCGGGCCCGCGCGCTCGACCCAGCAGTCGCTGGCTTCCTGACTTTGGGTCTCCGTGGTGGGCACCCAGCCCGTCATCCCAGCACGGCTCCAGAGCGGTGCCCCCTGGCCCGGCCTCCAGCGCCTTTGTGGAAGCCCGGATGGCTGCGGAACCGATGGGAGCACTAGCCCCGCAGACACTCCCCCGGCCTAGCCCGGGTCGGAGAGGTGTGGGTGCCGGCTTCCCGtccgcggccccggccccggccccacTAATTTCTGGATCAGAGAACCGCTGCTTCTTCAGACCTCAGAGCTGTGGGCCAGGCCCAGAGAGCAACCAGGAGGGCCGAATTTGccttttccttgtctgtaagCTGGGGCTTCTCACTGTCCTGATGCCTTGGTTTTTGTTTCCCCGAATAAAAAGAATGGTTATGTATAAAGGGGCATGCTGTAGGCTGATGGCTTTGAATGCTTTTTCTGATTTAAAgtgttattattcttattttactggtgaagaaactgaagctcagagaggttaagtgacttacccaagatcacacagccggccagcagaggcaggatttgaaccccatCTCCTATGATCTGAAAACCCAAGTGCTCAGATGCTTTTGCTGTGCTTGCTCCCTGAACTGCCTACCTCTTGCCTACCTGCTTACAGAGGCTAATGCTTAGACCCACCTCCAGTAGTGTTCTCTAAGCCAGAGCTCTTTTGGATCCATTAAAGTGTGCCTTCCTGTCTACACTGGTGCCCACTGCCCCTGCCTAGTCTAGTGAAGGCAAAGGGCAATGGACTGATTTCACCCCACCAGGGACAGTATAGAATGTGATCACCAAGAGAGAATTATGTGTAGAGATGGCGGATAAATTCCtgagcatttattgagctcctgctatgtgccaggcatgaagCTAAGCTGAGAAACTTGACACCTGGATCTCAGTGGACCAGAGCAGCCCAAGGAAGAAGATTTGGGGGTTAGGTGTGAGTCCTGGCCCCCTCAGACTTCctgtcccacctcccctctctccccacataTCAGGGCATCCGGGCACGAGACCAGTTACATCGGTACATGGAGGAGGCCATCGCAGAGAAGCTTCACGAAGACAAGGCTGCCGAGCTGAGTGACGCCCTCGACATGATTATCCACAGCACTAGGGAGCTGGGCCATGAGCTCTCAGTGCAGGAGCTGAAGGTAGGTGGTGGGAAGGTTTTACTTCTCCCCCTTTTGCATTCCTAGCAGGTCTCCATACACATGCTACATCCTTTCCTCCCGGCCCCTAACAGAGTCCTGTTTGGCTCTACTTTAAGCCCTGGGAACTCCttagggggaggggaaaggggagacaTGGGTTCCAGCCATGGCTTAGCCATACCcaccagctctgtggccttgggccagtCACCATCCCTCTCTGTAGGAGTGTGGAAAGGCATGAATTCTTGGCCCTTACTTACAGGTTCTGGCCACAAACAGACCTGCTCACCCACCCCCTTCTCTGTCACTCCATGCCTTTGCCTCTGCAGTCCCCAGTCTATGAAACCCCCTCCACTCCTTTTCTCTACAAACCCTAAGGGCTCAGGGTCGAACTCCATATCTTCCTTGAAGctccctcttcttctggaaaTCGACATTCTCCTTCCCTGAGCCACCTTGTCACCTGGCACTGCTAACCTCTTTGGCCACTGCGTGGTCTCTCCAAGTTTAGAGCCCCTCCCCATGTATGCATAGAGCACAGGCAATGGAAGTAAGGAGAGAAGCTTTGGAATGGCCCCCAGGACCTGCTGGAGAACACAAAAAGGAGTGGAGAggttggggaggcaggggaaagtTAGAAATGGGAACACCTCAACCCTTCCAAAAGCAACTACCAGTCTTTCTGAGTTAATTTCCCACTTTCCAAGACCCATGCAGGGTAAAGCTCagccttagtttcttctttgAGAATGGAGCTAATAATCTGTCTCCTGACTCCTGGGGTTATGAGAGCTGCAAGAATCCAGGGGGTTAGAAGTAAATGAGTCCTGGGAGAGCCCCTGGATAGGAATAGTTCCTAGCTCTGAAGAGGAGTGTTTGACAGGGTGTGACAACACCCTCCAGGTTCTCAGGAAGAAACCCACTGATCAGGAATCTTCAGTTCTGGTCTGGGCATCAGGGGCAGGCCAAGCAGATTAGGCCTGGCCAGGAAGGACACTGGGACTCCCCATGTTGTCCAGGGCGGGCAGTTAGCCTTGGACCAGgtcattcattccacagatattATGATATATCTATTtggtgtcaggctctacactgggaCTGAGGATATAGCGGTGAGCAAAACACAGCCCCTGGCCTTGAGGTGCGGGAAGGGAGGGGTACACATTCATCCcatgatcaaataaataaatgtataaacacaAACTGTGGGTGCCACTAGGAACGAAGACACCAGgagctgggagggcagagggaggcagtaAGTGCTGGGGCTTGGAGGATGAAGCCCTCCTCTGTGCTTACTAGTCAGTGCAGACCAAGAAGAGGTTTAATCACTCACTGGACCACTCCACCCAGCTGGAGGAGGAAGCCCTGATGACTCCTTTGCTTGGAGGCTGGCGCCGCTGCTACAGGTgccttcctctgtcctcctcccatCCCAATTCACTGTCAGGACGCCCAACAGGAATTCAGGCAGCACCACCAGGTGGTTTAGAGCACTGGACTCCTGAGCCCGACCGCTGGGACTACCTTGAACgcctcttggagcctcagtttccacttctGTAAAACGAGGGCAGTAATTGTGCCTTATAGGGTTGGGATGAGAATCAAAGGAGTAACGCTTAAAGCACTAAGAATAGCACACAGGATAAGTTCCTCGCGTCTCTGGGAGCCCTTCCAAAGTAAGTGGATAGATCCTGGTTTGGGCCGTTGCTATATGTGGCTTTCTCAAGGGGCAGACTTGGGATTCGATCGACTCCGGGCCTGCTTACGGAGCCGCCACTCTGGCTTTTGCTCAACGGTAAATTTGGGCCCTTTGCTCCCCAGCCATAGGGCCGGGAGGCCTTGCGGCCAGGGCCCGCTGCGGGAGACTCAGCGCCGCCCGGGCTGTCTTGCAGGAGACGGCTGTGGAGCTCCTCTTCGCCGCCTTCCTCACCACGGCCAGTGCCAGCACGTCCCTCGTCCTGCTGCTACTGCAGCACCCGGCGGCCGTCGCCAAGATCCGGCAGGAGCTGGCGGTGCAGGGGCTGGGGCGCGCTTGCGGCTGCGCGCCGGGGGCCGCGGGGGGCGGCACGGGGCCCCGGCCCGACTGCGGCTGCGAGCCTGACCTCAGCCTGGCGGCGCTGGGCCGTCTGCGCTACATCGACTGCGTGGTCAAGGAGGTGCTGCGCCTCCTGCCGCCGGTGTCCGGGGGCTACCGCACTGCGCTGCGCACCTTCGAGCTCGACGTAAGTGCGCGCGCCGCCCCGCACCCCGCCGCCTCCTGCCGCGGGGTCGACCGGGCGGGGTCGACCGGGCGGGGTCGGGGGGATTAGGACCGCGAGGTCAcctcttcccgcccccccccccccggggcctcCGATTTCCGCCTACGAAGGGCGCCGAGCCCTGTCCCGTTTACCGGAAAGCACGGTTGAGGGGGCGCGAAGCCTAGCGCCTGGTGAGCGGATAAGACTAGGAACCCCGCCTACTTGAGCTTTTAGCGGCGGTGAGGGTCGGTCAACTCAATCAGAACCGAGTTTTAGAATAAGACATACTTTTCTCCCGTTAGCAGCACTCCCGTTAGCCAGTGAGTGTGGGTGGGAAACAAGGAGAGCCCCCAACTGTGTCCCGTACCCCACCCTCTGCTGCCTCACAAGCAAGGAACCGGCCATTGTTAGCCGGATCTGGCTCCGTTTGTATTAAGCCGTTGGGCAATTCCCTCTtcgctctgggcctcagtttgctctctggaAGGAAGTGGTCttggtcccttccagctctgacacgTCAGTCAGGTGGTGTCAGGGCTGGGCGGCACAGTGGCAGCATCAGAGTGGAGCCCTAAACTTGCGAAACTGAGGATGTTTGCCTGAATGGCTGTCACTGCGGTCCCCCTCGACCCCAGCTCAGTCGCTGGGCGGCTCCAAGCAGAGATGGGGCACTCCCTTCCCTGACCCTCGCTTTAAACAGCCAAGGAACATCTGTGGCCCATTCCACACCAGGGGTGGAGTGAACCATAGCCACCGGGATTCTGCCCTGGAGGAAATCatcaggagagaaaggaggccaGGGCCTATACTTCATCCCAAATGGATGTGAGGAAGATAGAGATCTGCAGTAAGGAATGACACCAAAATGTTTTGGGGGCTGACATTTGAAATGGAACAGCACACCAGCAGAGAGGGGGACCATTCAGACGAAGGTGGGTGGAATCATGAGGTGTTTAGAAGTGTTTTGGATGCTGCATCTTGGAATTCAGACTTTATTCTACAGTCTCTAAGggaaacagaggaagaggagcaCAGGTCCAccagggggagcagagggagagccattgtccagtttacagatgggaaaactgaggcctagagaggagagagagagagagagacaatgtttTTGGTGATTCTAAGATCTGTCACTTGTTGAGACCCACTGAATAGACATCCTGAAGCTATTCAGGCTAGGGAAGCAGGAGAGTTAGGGGGTTGGAAGACACATCAAAAAGTAGAATAGTTGAAAAAGCTGAAGGTGGATAGAGGAAACATGAAGGCTGCCTTACAACCTTTTAAGGatgcctgggtttgagtcccatgttcaCTTCCTTGAAGTGTGGCTACCAGACCTGAATATGATTGTACAGCAAGtggaatgggggtgggagggtgttcGGGTAGAGAGTCAGTTTTCAGTTCAATGCAAAGAAGAGCCTTATAATTGAGGAGATCATAGAGGAATGAGGGTCCCTGTCATTTGTGTTGTTCCCGCCCATGCAGAGAGTGGGTTCAGAACTAGAATTTAGGTCTCTTGATCTAatgtcagaagaaaaaagaaagacaaacaaaacaaaacaaaacactgaagcaTACATAACAACAGATTACATTTACTGACCATCAATATATATGCCAGACTTATTCTATTCTCACAACAACAAAACGGGcatttttgttcctgttttaccagttaagaaactgaggctcagagagattgagTATCCatcctaaggtcacacagctcagcaGAAAAGGAGCTGAAATTGGAACGCAGAGCGTTCTCCTAGCTTCCGGGTTAGATGAACGTTCCTGCCGATTTTTGGAAGCCTGTTGTTTGCACCCGGGGTGGAGGGTCGGGTCGGGCCTGGGTCCCAGGTGCCTCGTGGTCAGGTGGGTCTCCTCATTCCCCGCAGGGCTACCAGATTCCCAAGGGCTGGAGCGTGATGTATAGCATCCGGGACACGCACGAGACGGCCGCAGTGTACGGCAGTCCGCCTGAGGGCTTCGACCCCGAGCGCTTCGGCGCGGCGGGCGAGGAGTCGCGGGGCGCCTGCGGCCGCTTCCATTACATCCCCTTCGGCGGCGGAGCGCGCAGCTGTCTCGGCCAGGAGCTGGCACAGGCCGTGCTCCAGCTGCTGGCCGTGGAGCTGGTGCGCACGGCGCGCTGGGAACTGGCCACGCCTGCCTTCCCCGCCATGCAGACCGTGCCCATCGTGCACCCGGTGGACGGGCTGCGGCTCTTTTTCCACCCGCTCGCGCCTTCGGCGGCGCGAGATGGGCTACGCCTCTGACCCTCTGCGCTTCGGAACAAGGCTTGGCCAGCGGCAGCGGCGCGCTCTCAGCGCCGCCCATCTGCGGCTTCTTAGGTTTCTTAGTGCCGGGCAGGGCGCTCGCTCACTCGCTCAACAAACGGTCACCGAATGCAGCTCTGTGCCAGACTTTGAGGGCGGAGGAACGCGAGCCCCCGCCACTG
Protein-coding regions in this window:
- the LOC122202562 gene encoding cytochrome P450 26C1; this encodes MFPWGLSCLSVLGAAGTALLCAGLLLSLAQHLWTLRWTLSRDRASALPLPKGSMGWPFFGETLHWLVQGSRFHSSRRERYGTVFKTHLLGRPVIRVSGAENVRTILLGEHRLVRSQWPQSAHILLGSHTLIGSVGEPHRQRRKVLARAFSRAALQRFVPRLQGVLRREVRSWCAARRPVAVYQASKALTFRMAARILLGLRLDDAQCAELARTFEQFVENLFSLPLDVPFSGLRKGIRARDQLHRYMEEAIAEKLHEDKAAELSDALDMIIHSTRELGHELSVQELKETAVELLFAAFLTTASASTSLVLLLLQHPAAVAKIRQELAVQGLGRACGCAPGAAGGGTGPRPDCGCEPDLSLAALGRLRYIDCVVKEVLRLLPPVSGGYRTALRTFELDGYQIPKGWSVMYSIRDTHETAAVYGSPPEGFDPERFGAAGEESRGACGRFHYIPFGGGARSCLGQELAQAVLQLLAVELVRTARWELATPAFPAMQTVPIVHPVDGLRLFFHPLAPSAARDGLRL